Part of the Clostridiales bacterium genome is shown below.
GGGAAATCATGTAATCGCGAAATATCCTGTTGCTTCGGGAAAGCCCGATACTCCCTCACCCGTAGGGGATTTTCTGATAATACAAAAGTCGAAATGGGGAGAAGGATTCGGCACGTCGTGGTTGGGGCTCAATGTTCCGTGGGGGATTTACGGCATACATGGAACAACTATGCCAAGCTCCATAGGGAGAGCTGCATCCCACGGATGCATCAGGATGAGAAACAGCGATGTAGATAAGCTTTATAAAATAGTAAAAGTCGGTACCCCTGTAAAAATCATCGGCGGGGATTACGGAATGCTTGGAAATGGGTACAGAGTCCTATCTCCCGGCGACAGGGGGGCGGATGTTTACCTCGTACAGTCAAGGCTAAAAAATCTGGGATTTTATAAAGGAAGCATCGATGGTATTTACGGATCCGGTATGGAAAAAGCTGTAAACGATTTTCAAAAGAAAAACAAGCTTCCTGTGACCAATAAAATAACCGAATCTTTATATAAAAAACTCGGCATTATCCTTTTTGAGTAACATTATAAATGATACAGTTCATATTGATTAATTTTAAAATCCTGTTGTTTTGTGCTAATCCTGTTCTTCTATTTCTTTAAGCCAGACTTCAACCGATGCATCGCTTGGCATTCTCCAGTCTCCTCTTGGGGATAGGCTTATGGTACCTACCTTTGGACCGTCTGGTATGCAGGAGCGTTTAAACTGCATGGCAAAAAATCTTTTATAAAAACATTTCAGCCACTTTTTTATTTCTTCTTTAGTATATTTTTCCCTAAAAGCATTACAAGCCAGGAAAATAATCTTCGAAGGAGGAGCATCATATCTTAAAAAGTGATAAAGGAAAAAATCATGAAGCTCATATGGGCCGATTATCTCTTCAGTTTTCTGGGATATGTTTCCAGACTTGTCTGCAGGCAAAAGCTCGGGACTTACAGGCGTATTCAATATATCAACCAAAACATGGGACGAATCTTCATCCATCTCATTCTCAGACACCCATTTTACCAGCGAGCGCACCAGAGTCTTCGGGATACTGCAATTTACCGCATACATGGACATATGATCCCCATTGTATGTGCTCCATCCGAGCGCAATTTCCGAAAGATCGCCCGTACCTATGACAAGTCCCTTAACCTTATTTGCAATATCCATAAGTATCTGTGTCCTCTCGCGGGCCTGAACATTTTCATAAGTAACATCCAAGACCGAAGGGTCGTGCCCTATATCCTTAAAATGCAAAAGAGCGGCATTTACGATATCTATCTTTTTAAAGTTAGTTTTTAATGCATTGCACAGCTTGACGGTATTATTATATGTCCTGTCTGTCGTACCGAATCCAGGCATAGTAA
Proteins encoded:
- a CDS encoding L,D-transpeptidase family protein, encoding MKRVFIFAVSVVITLVCAQYLLKIYTNTFESITASVRGNDDLHILIDINKKTLYAITGNHVIAKYPVASGKPDTPSPVGDFLIIQKSKWGEGFGTSWLGLNVPWGIYGIHGTTMPSSIGRAASHGCIRMRNSDVDKLYKIVKVGTPVKIIGGDYGMLGNGYRVLSPGDRGADVYLVQSRLKNLGFYKGSIDGIYGSGMEKAVNDFQKKNKLPVTNKITESLYKKLGIILFE